In a genomic window of Punica granatum isolate Tunisia-2019 chromosome 6, ASM765513v2, whole genome shotgun sequence:
- the LOC116210000 gene encoding uncharacterized protein LOC116210000 isoform X4 — MILLRVCFGTTKYCHAWLRNMPCTNPECLYLHEIGSQEDSYTKDEIISAYTRSRVQQITNNMNTLHRRAGNMLPPPVDDYCNNTSASPGKPIVKDASNSIGSIGKGSPPNGGSGRSVVLPAAASWGTRASNYQSSSARSACLNGHSRQGSDSEDVASAFSSVVASTVQAPKLHSNIKKPTTNDGIHTLVAKDKLDTSSSLKQHANHSASDKYLEVETAPTVRNSSRSLHPLLVEQYNGRIDMPSSVASSINDSRQHSCFESEEESDTENYGKVQNLCSDVLSISIDSSTLHKPSSISRAKSSVSGSVFSKAGSLHEVPQNICSEHHEEPDTKRVAPVWSGGDLTELIRQSDSQNTVPDKCSEVEDDILSFDSQRHKDPEVVHYPTYGSRSVGALHSSHYLGTQTFPQGEPFNVMAINAGPVLGESKVDNCSVSHLSNGLIASNGHWDSFSRGSAFVDTTTSDHSLLRGEGNGTIGRFLVDAVNADGTNHLDNPGEHSIISNILSMDFAFDDSLTSPQDLSKLLGEIDAESGSLNKLSSRKVQNSNQSRFSFARQEEQSHACDAGASSLFKQFPMESSYNQDLHESRESYVDKFGITNGFFHNPWEADNFACSAGSLSSSKSSGVSGSQMLAPPGFSVPNRAPPPGFSSHERTNHAFDAMTRNYSHEMPSLMRNSQQPHLNGNIGTPDIEFMDPAILAVGKGRLQSVLNKQPSLDVRSFPSQFNDFDNEARLKSLMQRSLSQQQKAGYVVGDGYSLTDDSYGISQRILDRAQVGSLSAFAQLSMQHDQNGPISNGHWDGLSDIHGGNGLGMAELLRNERLGLNKFYDGYEDPKMRMATSGDIYRRTFGM; from the exons aTGATACTTCTCAGGGTGTGCTTTGGAACTACAAAATACTGTCATGCGTGGCTCAGAAATATG CCTTGCACCAATCCAGAGTGCTTGTATTTGCATGAGATTGGTTCTCAAGAGGATAGTTACACCAAAGACGAGATTATTTCAGCGTATACAAG GAGCAGAGTTCAGCAGATCACCAATAATATGAACACACTGCACCGACGAGCAGGGAATATGTTGCCACCACCTGTTGATGATTACTGCAATAACACCTCTGCTTCCCCTGGGAAACCTATTGTCAAAGATGCTTCAAAT AGCATAGGTAGCATTGGCAAAGGTTCTCCACCAAATGGAGGTAGTGGCAGGTCCGTTGTACTTCCCGCTGCTGCCTCATG GGGAACGCGTGCTTCAAACTATCAGTCATCATCTGCTAGGTCAGCTTGTTTAAATGGGCATTCTAGACAAGGATCTGATTCAGAAGATGTTGCATCTGCATTTTCATCAGTAGTGGCAAGTACCGTTCAAGCTCCTAAATTGCATAGTAACATAAAGAAGCCAACAACCAATGATGGCATTCACACATTGGTAGCTAAAGATAAATTGGATACATCCAGTTCTTTGAAGCAACATGCGAATCATTCCGCATCAGATAAATATCTTGAAGTAGAAACAGCTCCTACTGTTAGAAACTCCAGCAGATCCTTACATCCACTATTAGTTGAGCAATATAATGGAAGGATCGATATGCCATCTAGTGTCGCCAGTTCTATCAATGATTCAAGGCAGCACTCTTGTTTCGAGTCTGAAGAGGAGTCTGACACAGAGAATTATGGGAAGGTTCAAAACTTATGTTCTGATGTCTTGTCAATTAGCATTGACTCCAGCACTCTCCACAAACCTTCAAGCATATCCAGAGCGAAATCTTCTGTTAGTGGTTCAGTTTTTTCTAAAGCAGGGAGTCTGCATGAGGTGCCTCAGAATATATGTTCTGAGCACCATGAAGAGCCGGATACTAAGAGAGTCGCCCCAGTTTGGAGTGGAGGAGATTTAACGGAGCTTATTCGGCAATCAGATTCACAAAATACTGTCCCGGACAAATGTTCTGAAGTTGAAGATGATATATTGTCTTTTGATAGTCAAAGACATAAAGACCCTGAAGTTGTTCATTACCCAACTTATGGTTCCAGATCAGTTGGTGCTCTTCATTCTTCCCATTATTTAGGGACTCAAACATTTCCGCAAGGTGAGCCCTTTAATGTGATGGCCATAAATGCTGGCCCTGTTTTGGGAGAAAGCAAGGTCGATAATTGTTCTGTCTCTCACTTGTCAAACGGTTTAATAGCATCAAATGGCCACTGGGATAGCTTCTCCAGGGGCTCTGCTTTTGTGGATACTACTACTTCTGACCATTCTTTGCTTCGGGGAGAAGGCAATGGTACTATTGGAAGGTTTCTTGTTGATGCAGTGAATGCTGATGGCACCAATCATCTAGATAATCCTGGAGAGCACAGCATAATTTCCAATATTTTATCCATGGACTTCGCTTTTGATGACTCATTGACTTCACCCCAGGATTTGTCTAAACTTCTGGGAGAAATTGATGCAGAGTCAGGTTCTCTTAACAAGTTGAGTTCTCGGAAAGTTCAGAACAGCAATCAGTCCAGGTTCTCATTTGCTAGACAAGAGGAACAATCTCATGCATGTGATGCTGGAGCTTCTAGTCTTTTCAAGCAATTTCCAATGGAGTCATCGTATAATCAAGATCTTCACGAGTCAAGAGAATCATATGTCGATAAATTTGGGATCACCAATGGATTTTTTCACAATCCTTGGGAAGCGGACAATTTTGCTTGCAGTGCTGGTTCTCTCTCATCTAGCAAGAGCTCTG GAGTTTCAGGATCTCAAATGTTGGCGCCACCTGGTTTCTCAGTACCTAATAGAGCACCACCTCCTGGGTTTTCATCTCATGAGAGAACAAACCATGCTTTTGATGCAATGACTC GGAACTATTCGCATGAAATGCCCTCTTTGATGAGAAATTCACAGCAACCACATCTAAATGGAAATATTGGCACTCCTGATATAGAGTTCATGGATCCTGCTATATTAGCTGTAGGGAAAGGGAGACTTCAGAGCGTGCTCAACAAGCAGCCTTCCTTAGATGTTAGATCTTTCCCCAGTCAGTTCAATGACTTCGATAATGAGGCAAGACTCAAATCGTTGATGCAAAGGTCTCTTTCCCAACAGCAGAAAGCAGGATATGTCGTAGGGGATGGGTATTCTTTAACAGATGATTCCTATGGCATTTCTCAGAGGATTCTGGATCGGGCACAAGTGGGAAGTCTCTCTGCTTTTGCCCAATTGTCCATGCAGCACGACCAGAATGGACCGATTTCAAATGGGCACTGGGATGGATTGAGTGACATTCATGGAGGGAATGGTCTGGGTATGGCGGAGCTCCTCAGAAATGAGAGACTCGGATTGAACAAGTTCTATGATGGGTATGAAGATCCGAAGATGAGGATGGCCACCTCAGGAGATATATATCGTAGAACTTTTGGGATGTGA